One genomic window of Arachis stenosperma cultivar V10309 chromosome 10, arast.V10309.gnm1.PFL2, whole genome shotgun sequence includes the following:
- the LOC130954664 gene encoding uncharacterized protein LOC130954664 isoform X1 has product MSMSMSMSSPEVLLKNRFMSFLIWQSIPSTLIFLLFKPLLSSSSSFWPLFTSSLSFLTFHFSLLLFSSTLSLIASPHPRRPAPPLQLAARLLRFLFIPSDSATPDSAHFRARAKVSLSFVLFAAASAASGLAAAVSLCGLRAIGEGFWVIGRVGLRGFFVGLLFGLHYVLKRRWVLEFPIIQRPPYFSFKMGVPSAGRRALKLSIVASIFSAILLELLPHPFKYSISLQRYFTEQIVFSIATFAIFFCWELTHHLHRVLHTKRSIFAPPKGSAAAETNPTEHLLLALEESDPTSLLRYLAYLDLCMVCEKNVDTWRRAAFFEETGETYKRVITVCLKPLEQLATILSEGMGNSVDKPAQLSNQLSSPTDPRLDSKCLEQLQLLQLYTWCSRSVASLTACSRKEDKFGVAQLSGSNAAVISTLISCLLAVENFMGKKTNLQSPHQLLGPAGIRWATMNGGRVDVSSGKRRSGPVNSKAYVIADVLRTSIYQIVSAFHDEMLAGAKASLLEKDWITNGKPAFGTREMLIQKLRLFLDYRAT; this is encoded by the exons ATGTCAATGTCAATGTCAATGTCGTCTCCAGAGGTGTTACTGAAGAATCGTTTCATGAGCTTCTTGATCTGGCAATCCATACCCTCAACCCTCATCTTCCTCCTCTTCAAACCCTtgctctcttcttcttcttctttctggCCACTCTTCACTTCCTCCCTCTCCTTCCTCACCTTCCACTTCTCCCTCCTCCTTTTCTCCTCCACTCTCTCCCTCATCGCCTCCCCCCACCCCCGCCGCCCCGCCCCCCCTCTTCAACTCGCTGCCCGTCTCCTCCGCTTCCTCTTCATCCCCTCCGACTCCGCCACACCCGACTCCGCCCACTTTCGCGCCCGTGCCAAGGTTTCCTTATCATTCGTGCTCTTCGCGGCCGCCTCCGCAGCTTCTGGTCTGGCGGCAGCGGTGTCCCTATGCGGGCTTCGAGCCATTGGTGAGGGCTTTTGGGTGATTGGAAGGGTAGGGTTGAGGGGTTTCTTCGTTGGTTTACTTTTTGGTTTGCATTACGTTTTGAAGCGTCGATGGGTTTTGGAGTTTCCCATCATTCAG CGGCCACCTTACTTCAGCTTCAAAATGGGAGTTCCTTCGGCTGGTAGGCGCGCTCTCAAGCTTTCCATTGTGGCTTCCATCTTCTCAGCTATTTTATTAGAGCTTCTCCCACATCCATTTAAGTACAGCATTTCACTACAGAGATACTTCACCGAGCAGATCGTCTTTTCTATTGCCACTTTTGCTATCTTCTTCTGTTGGGAATTGACTCATCACTTGCACCGG GTTTTACATACAAAGAGATCCATATTTGCACCTCCAAAAGGTTCAGCAGCAGCAGAAACAAATCCAACTGAACATCTCCTTTTAGCTTTGGAGGAGAGTGATCCAACATCTCTTCTACGCTATCTTGCGTATCTTGATCTCTGTATGGTATGCGAGAAAAATGTCGACACTTGGAGGCGTGCAGCATTTTTTGAAGAAACTGGTGAGACTTACAAAAGAGTAATCACTGTGTGCTTGAAGCCACTGGAGCAACTTGCCACAATATTAAGTGAAGGCATGGGAAATTCTGTTGACAAACCTGCACAGCTATCGAATCAGTTATCATCTCCAACTGATCCACGACTTGATTCAAAGTGCTTAGAACAATTGCAGCTTCTCCAG CTTTACACGTGGTGTTCAAGGTCTGTTGCCTCATTGACTGCCTGTTCACGCAAAGAAGATAAGTTTGGGGTTGCTCAGCTCTCTGGGAGTAATGCTGCCGTAATTTCAACGTTGATATCCTGTCTTCTAGCTGTTGAAAATTTCATGGGAAAGAAAACAAACCTGCAGTCCCCGCACCAGCTATTGGGACCTGCCGGTATCAGATGGGCGACAATGAACGGTGGAAGGGTGGATGTTTCATCTGGTAAAAGAAGAAGTGGCCCAGTAAACTCAAAAGCTTATGTTATTGCTGATGTTCTAAGGACTTCAATATACCAAATAGTATCAGCATTCCATGATGAGATGTTAGCTGGTGCTAAAGCAAGCCTTCTTGAGAAGGACTGGATCACCAATGGGAAACCAGCTTTTGGTACCCGTGAGATGCTTATACAAAAGCTACGTCTTTTCCTTGATTATAGAGCTACATAA